The following proteins are co-located in the Deltaproteobacteria bacterium genome:
- a CDS encoding response regulator, whose protein sequence is MERDLHVSGREATRPALFNRLRSSNPSSASIRVEAEPGKKFRKNLQPSYRNAPMPGILIVDGDDLFLKALEDYFEASSCDLGLFPAKNGKQAIRIIENEPVDLVVTDLMMPEMDGFELLAYLNDHFPSTPVIVVSTYETPETKEKLQRLGSFPFIKKPLQFKELEDAILYSLQQEHGKGSISGVSIASFIQMVDSDQKTCLVEARTEISKPGYLYFNKGELWDAMWGALTGKEAAIEIIGWERAEILFKNLPKKKIRKRIESGLMSLIMAAMKHRDEKSSFRQKPVVAVETAPAVTDRDQKPDSAFEDSETFYSLERIERESEGKRRQEQAEEEIRIVETTDPFSKALGEFLEISGVEAVMLVEKDGSVLESSVSSGDIDRTKVGVSVAMVLQGAERMGIELAISAFQHLMLESAGAAIVCAPVGDVFLVLVARDSQRLGMIRLRMKKRIPDMEIHFKNR, encoded by the coding sequence ATGGAGCGGGACCTGCATGTTTCGGGCAGAGAAGCCACCCGGCCGGCTCTTTTCAATCGATTACGATCCTCGAACCCTTCGTCCGCGTCCATCCGAGTCGAAGCGGAGCCGGGGAAGAAATTCAGGAAGAACCTCCAGCCGTCTTACCGGAACGCGCCGATGCCTGGTATTCTCATCGTTGATGGCGACGACCTTTTTTTGAAAGCGCTCGAAGACTATTTTGAGGCCTCTTCGTGCGATCTTGGGCTTTTCCCGGCCAAAAACGGAAAGCAAGCCATCCGAATCATTGAAAACGAACCGGTGGACCTGGTGGTCACCGATCTCATGATGCCTGAAATGGATGGTTTTGAACTTTTGGCCTACCTCAACGATCATTTTCCCTCCACACCCGTTATCGTGGTCAGCACATACGAAACCCCCGAAACAAAAGAAAAACTGCAGCGCCTCGGGAGTTTTCCTTTCATAAAGAAACCGCTCCAATTCAAAGAATTGGAAGACGCCATTCTGTATAGCCTGCAGCAAGAGCACGGCAAAGGCTCCATCAGCGGGGTATCCATTGCCAGTTTCATCCAAATGGTGGATTCGGATCAAAAGACCTGCCTCGTGGAAGCCAGAACGGAGATATCCAAACCGGGCTACTTGTATTTTAACAAGGGAGAGCTATGGGACGCGATGTGGGGAGCCTTGACGGGCAAAGAAGCGGCCATTGAAATCATCGGGTGGGAAAGGGCCGAGATCCTGTTCAAGAACCTCCCCAAAAAGAAGATCCGAAAAAGAATCGAATCCGGGCTGATGAGCTTGATCATGGCGGCCATGAAGCACAGGGACGAGAAATCGTCTTTTCGGCAAAAACCGGTCGTTGCCGTGGAAACAGCTCCGGCTGTTACGGATCGAGATCAGAAACCGGACTCGGCCTTTGAAGATTCTGAAACGTTCTATTCGTTGGAGCGCATCGAGAGGGAATCCGAAGGAAAGCGTAGACAGGAACAAGCGGAAGAGGAAATCCGGATCGTTGAGACTACGGATCCGTTTTCCAAGGCCCTTGGGGAATTTCTGGAGATTTCCGGCGTTGAGGCCGTCATGTTGGTCGAAAAGGACGGTTCCGTCTTAGAGTCTTCCGTAAGCTCCGGCGACATCGACAGGACAAAGGTCGGCGTTTCGGTCGCCATGGTTTTGCAGGGGGCCGAAAGGATGGGGATCGAACTGGCCATATCCGCGTTCCAACACCTGATGCTTGAATCCGCAGGCGCCGCCATCGTCTGCGCACCCGTCGGAGACGTGTTTCTCGTTCTGGTGGCGCGCGACTCACAAAGATTGGGAATGATCCGGCTACGCATGAAGAAAAGAATACCCGACATGGAAATCCATTTCAAAAACCGATGA